The proteins below come from a single Papaver somniferum cultivar HN1 chromosome 11, ASM357369v1, whole genome shotgun sequence genomic window:
- the LOC113321252 gene encoding uncharacterized protein LOC113321252 codes for MASSSSSSDRKKIEELRLTHKVARVMYRRLTMEMLKEPLACMAVMALWLFMEELGYPSVISTLLTYQTDILDSAFLEAQSLSHCIVTRTEPPSSLLDMPITLRLIHAVGSRRFIPLKNLFQHGTIPYIKVQNMLKDVCGALFEDIFTEAMSSRNNTTNTTVHSQRLFDEICNSSSSPAVEEPQAVRVITPPSERTMLVTFSREFPITTEDHVREYFVVMHGDCIERIDMQDPKPPQRRSMGAKIILKDSETIDEILGGKESVRLLINGLHADARRYEVGDSSQQ; via the exons atggcttcttcttcttcatccagcGATCGGAAGAAAATAGAAGAGTTGCGTTTAACGCACAAAGTCGCAAGAGTTATGTATCGGAGACTAACGATGGAGATGCTTAAAGAACCTCTTGCATGTATGGCTGTAATGGCATTATGGCTTTTTATGGAAGAACTGGGATATCCCAGTGTCATTTCTACGTTACTGACATACCAAACTGATATTCTTGATTCAGCCTTCTTGGAAGCACAATCCTTATCTCATTGTATCGTTACCAGGACAGAACCTCCTTCTTCTCTTCTTGATATGCCGATAACGTTAAGGTTGATACACGCTGTCGGATCTCGGAGGTTTATACCATTGAAAAATCTGTTCCAACATGGGACAATTCCGTATATTAAAGTCCAGAATATGCTAAAAGATGTTTGCGGTGCGTTGTTCGAAGATATCTTTACAGAAGCAATGTCATCAAGGAACAATACTACTAATACTACCGTGCATAGCCAGAGATTATTTGATGAAATTTGCAACTCTTCTTCGTCGCCTGCTGTCGAGGAACCACAAGCAGTACGAGTTATTACTCCGCCGAGCGAACGAACTATGTTGGTTACATTCTCTAGAGAATTTCCAATAACTACTGAAGATCATGTTCGAGAGTATTTTGTCGT GATGCATGGGGACTGCATAGAAAGAATCGATATGCAAGACCCGAAACCACCACAAAGACGATCCATGGGCGCTAAGATTATTTTGAAGGACTCCGAAACAATCGATGAAATCCTTGGCGGCAAAGAGAGCGTTCGGCTTTTAATCAATGGACTTCATGCGGATGCGAGGAGATATGAAGTGGGGGATAGCAGTCAACAGTGA
- the LOC113323398 gene encoding WD repeat-containing protein 44-like: MESWKSEELEEEEEDSFFDSREDITSISDSGSEKFDLVSNTSPLIENWVSDGGSRYEIWIENPGSVNERRHKFHKWMGLGGSDELNCIDSGRITGGDAGAVLRSTGFESSRSSWSFWSNEAREEENFVCRVRNLEDGTEYVVDKLSQEDGVVSLVRETDAAVERRPVERRKRVKKSWLRKLCHLVGVFARRKRGAKVKLPDSDAAPGSKVKRVRVRPLKKRSKEMSALYMGQEIHAHKGSILTMKFSPDGLYLASAGEDGIVRVWELVESERPIESEIPDIDPSCVYFKVNHFSELAPLFAAKEKSGMFKSMRISSHSACVVFPPKVIRISDKPLHEFHGHNSEVLDLSWSNNKHLLSSSVDNTVRLWQVGQDQCLKIFSHNNYVTSVHFNPVNDDFFISGSIDGKVRIWTISGSQVVDWTDIKEIVTAVSYRPDGQVGIVGTMTGNCHFYNISDNHLQLDNNICLMGKKKFPGNRITGFQFSPSDARNLMVTSADSQIRILDGLKVISKYKGIRNSGTQLSASFTLDGKHIISASEDSNVYVWNHSCHDRTSISPAKSIWSCERFFSNNVSVALPWCGWKSENSPVASTTPLARVPEDPPERNLEENRSQESRVIEKSPNTLQLSSPNGFSLGPACYSDTPVPKGSATWPEEKLPHSSSMLVASVLCKSRCRFLKNSCKSTLTAPHAWSLMIVTASWDGRIRSFQNYGLPVHV; the protein is encoded by the exons ATGGAGAGTTGGAAGAGTGAAgaattggaagaagaagaagaagatagtttctTTGATAGCCGTGAAGATATAACCTCAATATCTGATTCAGGTTctgaaaaatttgatcttgtttcaaATACTAGTCCATTGATTGAAAATTGGGTATCAGATGGTGGTTCTAGGTATGAAATTTGGATTGAAAACCCCGGTAGTGTAAACGAACGTCGTCATAAGTTTCATAAATGGATGGGTTTAGGAGGTTCAGATGAGCTTAATTGTATTGATAGTGGCAGAATCACCGGAGGAGATGCCGGGGCAGTGCTCCGGAGTACTGGGTTTGAGTCTAGTCGGTCGTCGTGGTCTTTCTGGTCAAATGAGGCTAGAGAAGAGGAGAATTTTGTGTGTAGAGTTAGGAATTTGGAAGATGGGACGGAGTATGTCGTCGATAAATTGAGTCAAGAAGATGGCGTCGTGTCTCTTGTGCGCGAAACGGATGCTGCTGTTGAGAGGCGTCCGGTGGAAAGGAGGAAGAGAGTGAAGAAGAGTTGGTTGAGGAAATTGTGTCATCTGGTTGGTGTTTTTGCTAGGCGGAAGAGAGGTGCGAAAGTGAAGTTGCCGGATTCTGATGCAGCTCCGGGGTCAAAAGTCAAGAGAGTGAGGGTACGGCCACTTAAGAAGCGGTCCAAGGAAATGTCAGCTTTGTATATGGGACAAGAGATTCATGCGCATAAAGGGTCTATATTGACTATGAAGTTTAGCCCGGACGGATTGTACTTGGCTAGTGCAGGTGAAGATGGGATTGTTCGTGTGTGGGAGTTAGTTGAGAGTGAAAGACCGATTGAAAGCGAGATTCCGGATATTGATCCTTCTTGTGTGTACTTCAAAGTGAATCATTTTTCTGAATTGGCGCCGCTGTTTGCTGCTAAGGAGAAGAGTGGTATGTTTAAAAGCATGAGAATTTCATCACATTCGGCTTGTGTTGTTTTTCCACCAAAAGTTATAAGGATCTCGGACAAACCACTTCACGAATTTCATGGGCATAACAGTGAGGTTTTGGATTTGTCGTGGTCGAATAATAAG catCTTCTGTCATCATCTGTTGATAATACTGTTCGCCTGTGGCAAGTGGGGCAAGACCAATGCCTTAAGATCTTCTCTCATAATAATTACG TAACAAGCGTTCACTTCAATCCCGTGAATGATGATTTTTTCATCAGCGGTTCAATTGATGGAAAGGTTCGGATCTGGACAATCTCTGGTTCTCAAGTTGTTGATTGGACTGACATTAAGGAAATTGTCACGGCTGTTAGTTATCGCCCTGATGGACAG GTAGGAATTGTTGGTACAATGACCGGAAATTGCCACTTCTATAATATATCAG ATAACCATCTGCAACTGGATAATAACATATGCTTAATGGGTAAAAAGAAGTTCCCTGGGAATCGGATTACTGGATTTCAG TTTTCTCCAAGTGATGCCAGAAATCTAATGGTCACTTCGGCTGATTCACAAATCAGGATTCTAGATGGTCTGAAAGTCATAAGCAAATACAAAG GGATTCGGAATTCAGGAACCCAGCTATCTGCATCATTTACATTAGATGGGAAACACATTATTTCAGCAAGTGAAGATTCAAACGTCTACGTGTGGAACCACAGCTGCCATGACCGGACTTCAATTTCGCCAGCAAAGAGCATATGGTCTTGTGAGCGCTTCTTCTCAAATAATGTATCAGTTGCCCTACCATGGTGTGGCTGGAAGTCCGAAAATTCTCCTGTTGCTTCCACGACACCATTAGCTCGTGTCCCGGAGGACCCACCAgaaagaaatctagaagagaacAGGTCACAAGAAAGCCGCGTGATTGAGAAATCTCCTAACACTCTACAATTATCTTCGCCTAATGGTTTCTCTCTAGGCCCTGCGTGTTACTCAGATACTCCTGTTCCAAAGGGATCCGCAACTTGGCCTGAAGAAAAGCTCCCACATTCAAGCTCAATGTTAGTGGCATCTGTTCTGTGTAAATCCCgttgtagatttttgaagaatTCGTGCAAAAGCACGTTAACTGCACCTCATGCCTGGTCTTTGATGATTGTAACGGCTAGCTGGGACGGAAGGATTCGATCATTCCAGAATTATGGATTACCAGTGCATGTTTAG